The Coffea arabica cultivar ET-39 chromosome 9c, Coffea Arabica ET-39 HiFi, whole genome shotgun sequence nucleotide sequence tttcgaaaagctattttgaaattttacctgagaatgcaaaagacttCTTTAGATACACCAATTGTTATtagatttctgcaatttattcaaaaaagaaaaagaaaaaggcatgagttagtaattattcgaaaaattcggatgcatgtcctatggggggaccctttttgtgccaagggtaggcctagcatgatgcgaACCTTTGGGGTAAAATCTCATTTTCAAACCTGTAAGTGAATTTAGAACTTTGAAATGGAAAGCGTCTCATAAATTGTGGAAAAGTTCAATCTTTCTTTACAACCTCGTCAATGGTCTTAGTAACCATGTTTACAAAATCTCTATGTCTCGAGAGACTTGTACTTTGTGATTCTCTAGAGCTCCCTAAACTGAGCTTACGAGCTCCTTCCCTAATCCTATCAAAGGCGTCTATGGCTTCCTCTAGCttctcattcttcttcttctccctcctCAGCTGCACCTGGGTATCTTCTAGAACTCTGTTGGCCATTATAAGTTAGGCTTGAGATTCCTCTAATTCTTTTCTTAGCCTCTCCATCCGTTTTTCGGGACTGGTTGATGCTGATTGTTGCCTTGCCCTATCATGTTCCACCCTTTGCTTGATCCACTCGTTGTACCCAGGCATAACCGCAGGTGCCATTTTGTTTACCATTTCCAACTGCAAATTCTCAAGTCCTCGCAAATTTCCCCAAGCCTCTAATATCATACTCCGACTCTCGGTTACCGTACCCAATCTGAGATCTTTAACCCCTTGTACCATAGGAATGCTTTGCGGGTAGCCAAACTGTCTCATAACCCTTTGCGGAATATAGGCTACTAGACCATTGACTCCAGCTAAAGGGATGAAATCATGTTGAGTGGTCCTAAAAGCTGGGTCCCTAACTTTGGTCCAATCTAAAACCCACTGCACCTTTTCTGGTGTCAAATTGTTGAACTCTTCGATAAACGGACTTGACGACATTACGCGGTAGTAGCGGCCGACTCTCTCTCGATGCGAATCAATCCAATTCTCAACTGGGAGGCAAGAACCCAACGGATTTAGTAATCTCTTCGCCAAATGTTCCATGATCCACATTTGGAGTATCAGATTCGAAGCATAGAAGAACCTCCCTTTCCTTTGGCAATTGGTAAGAGTTGAGAAAATGTCTGCCATGACAACGGGTATCAAAGTTGGTGTTGTCCCACGAATTCCTAGAAAAAGGCTTTGAATCATGTTGATGGTtgcaaatgtcacctttccatgCCTTTGAGGGAATAGCAATAAGTTaatcaaaaccaaaccaaaagcTTGCATACGTTTCTCTTCCCATTGCCCCCTTGTTATGAAGAAATCAATCTGATGGCGCTCAAAAGACTCTCTTTCCCCAAATCGGTCATATAGAAACCTCAGTGGACAAGATCTAGCATCGGGGTGTTGGTCTAAACTATTGCTCCTTAATCCTAAAAATCGGCAAAACTGCTCTCTGGTTCCTCCGCTCGGGTATACCATAGGACTGCCCTTTCCCGGCATTTGCAATAATCTCTCTAACTCTTCTAGGGTTGGGGTGTGTTCGCACATTCCAAATCGAGAAACCGAGGCATCTGGATCCCAATAATTGATCAGTGCTTGAATGGCGGACACGTTGGGTATTATATCGACCAGACTCGGTAGATGTCCCACGTATTGAAATAGCCCCCCAATTTCATAGGATAGGTTGTTCCTCCACTGATTCAGCTCTCGGGGGACTTGGTTGAGCATTCGATACTGCGTCATCTGAATGGTGAATTCACTTAGATACCGTTACCTTGGGATTTTACCCCTTAGGTTAAATTGCAAAAAGTAGACGTGCAAAATCCCAAAAgtagggttaaatacccatgggattAGGGTTGGCTTCCCTAACAAGGAAATTGCCTAATTGGCGTTCCTTctaaggtttaatgcatgatgcaatttattaaagcaatgtaaatacatgacaaatatggcctaaaggacataaataatgcaccGGGGGAAAGGTCTAAAATggaatgtatttattgaaaattaaatataatgactgaaatttaaacatgtgagttatctagtaggtaggccactaaaagagtgccaaagaggcctcttattgctaaggcacatgaatgcaaacaaaaaacaacgaaatggttagtgcaattgatagtacacataacatattgggagcaattaagaaaaggaaatacaataaagcaagtaaaaggggtggaaccccttccctcgtgcctaatgtgcttaaaaagaAGGGTGAgactgactctaacctaggaaaatgctaatatggatgcatgagattggggttcactaatgcgactagactcgataaagcttaaaaggtccccaagccttcagacctaagggaatgggtcatcaatcccaagaccctcggtcggtggctcgagcggtcCCCTAGGTATTGCTATGGGCACAAcgcacaccatccacatacctagagaaaccattccttgtcctacaaggcggtgtgggaaagagcccacgaaaataaaacaaaatgggataacaacaaataaacgtgcacgtatgaagtgttccctattttgagggaaggggttgagaaccacgcgaggctctaaaggtgacacacccccccccaaatgcaatgcaagcgcgagataaacaagtaaacatccaatcaaccaatcatatatTCGTGAGCGAGTGAGTAGTTTGGGACGCgagaaatgcaaaatcctaaaaaaggaaaaaatgcaaccctaaaacacccaaatgtgatatatgaaaaggttaaaagaaaaaaaaggttgattaaatcaaatttgctcggactctcgaaattccccagtggagtcgccaactgtcgcgccccattttttgaatgaataaataaatgggttaaaaaatgtattttttgattcaatttgtgattggaaaatgaattgtgatttaaaagaaaaatgggtctaaatgggggtttaagaatgcgacgatttgacccaaaattatagtttaaaaagtgttttttgaaataaaaaatcggagtcgccacttggtaatgagttaaggtgtaccaagtcacctaaaaatgaatttttttttaaaaaaataggaaaaaagtagtaagaaaccccttttaaacgactcctagtccacgtaaaccaacgaaaaaggttcgggagtcacatttgatgaaggggaaggcaagaataaaaaattcaaggcatcccttcgacctaaccaaggctagttgcgtgatttaatcaaagattttcttgttttaaccaaagaatttattacatttggatgtactacatgaatgcaaaccctagacctaggggacatgggggaaatttctcttcaaaggttgagtggtgccaatcatattaattgtgaagcccaataatgaccctttggagaggtcacacataattctaaatgacgtaaaaatgagtgaaatgaatgcatgccctgtgaaaatgtgagtttgtgtgaagtgaaaaagtgataaaacaagagtgtgtaagtggaagtgtgcaaatgtgataaaagtgcatgtgtgcacaTGTAAGGAAAGTGTACGTGTGCCAAGTGAGAAAGTAagagtgtttgtgtgcaaaatAGATGAAAATAGGGTATGATAGTAGTAAATAAGTGCAATGTGTGAGACATGTcattttaaattgaaaaaggtataagtagtaaaaaaaaatggataaaaaggttagaaaatggtatgaaaatgtatgaacctagaggaatgcatcaagtcgggtacggggactcctaactttgtgactttaattttccctttgattagaaaggataactagcgtgctaaggctatttttgtagccacactcgctcgtttcccttatcgaaaggggactcgtCAAGCAAATgtccctataactagcatgagatgcaaaacctaaaatgaaagggaaagggttaaaggagcatgccaaatgataaaactaagaaaaaatgcatgaaatgaggTGACACATGCAAGTATGGACTCACGggagaaatccctaagggtctagcgttggactagcccattctataaATTCctactagtgttggactagtggaaacgtacattcatccatcacattcattcatagctatggaaagcgagtagacatgtccaacacttataaacacgtagcacataacacttagcatgctcgactagatgcaagagcctaataaagcaaattaacacatagtaactaagcatgcaagacacataaagcaattaaagccctaactattacatttgctagctaggcacatgtcttcaacaggtcttcatcgaatgctcctccgagccctatctattacaagccaaaaggtgtacccataccccataaagaacaacttaatgaaaacaaaagtaaatgacataaataaaaggaattaaggaaaagctaggaaagcaaattagacatgcaaatctcacttagcacgttggatcacataggagacacaaaagggataaaagaaattataccgccccctttgaatggtgtccaaatgaaagaaaaatggcttcaaaacaataaaaaggtcacggtacctcaaatagtaaagtataacaaagtcaccaaaactCTCCTAAttacaatttaaatgaaatcaaactatacataatttccaataaaggaatccaccaaggacccaaatgcaagcattaatcaaccattcaaagccaaatgaaacattttagaactcAAAAGGTCCATAAGCATGAAAAGGTCaattaatcaacttatttagggaaattaaagaaaatgggtCACCACAAGTTCATTTAGTCACAAGGTTCACAAATCCATGCATTAAgcatcaccttagcaaaacatggtaaccCATGAAGGCCAAcaagcaattgaattgaaacattaatACTACCAAAGACTCAACTGTGAACACTaaccaagcattcaagcttaatcaaacacttttaggaacttcaaaggtccaaaaaaaataaaagaaagccaaataatGACTCAACTTGCacccaccttaggacctaattgcaaatcAAGAACCCAATTGTCaacattaatcaaccattcaaaatcaatcaaaacattcaagaaattcaaaGGTCCTAAGAGCCAAGAAAAGATCCAGCCATGGTTTGAATGCAAATATTTTAGGGCCTAATGGCAAGAAATCAGCACATATTTGGGCCTTTGAAGAAATGATTGAGAAATTAGGGATTAAAGCATAAATTTCAGAATTACTTCATGCATGCAACGTagaagatttctgcattttGAAGCTTTCTACAGCTAAACACATACCGGCTGCATTTTTGTTTCTAAGCTTTGCGGCAGTCTTTCATGCACATAGTTCCAcaattccagccaaacaaaTTCATGTAATTAGCTTTGCAATTACTTGAATTAAACATGGTTGAACATCCTTTAACAATGCAAataattggaagaaattcatgcaaaactATGAAAAAGCCTCAACGCATTTctgcaaaatttctcttttgctgcaaaaacttcattttcaaaCCACGGTCTTAGACACcagcaaaaaaatcaaaatagccAGATGACCCTAAGATTCTCCTAACATGAACAACCGAGAATTCAGCATCAAAGGgataaaatgaattatttccACATCGACCAACAAAATTGCCAAGACAGGAGTGtgtaaaaacccaaaaaaagagAACTTCAGCAATAAGAGAAAAGACACTTTTCTTTACAAAGGAAACTTCAACTCCTTTTTCACACCACGCAATTCTCCAAACACCACGTAGCAAAACAAACTTCCCAACACCACGTAGACCCAGATTTTAATCTATCTAGACAATGTGTTTGACAATATTTCTGCAACAAACCAATGCCTTGTCGCAGCCTACTGTCATGCAAGCACCAGCAGATTTTCGTGCACCGCCCCCCCAATCAAATCATACAGCCAATGCCCAAGATATACAGAAACAAGAGGAGAAGAAAACAAAGGCAAGATAGACAGCAAATAGCAAAGATGGGAAAGCTATGGAACAACTTAATAAATCACAGCAAGAAGCGTGATAACTCATGCATTTTCTTAGCAGAAAACTGGTTTCCTATACTGCAGTCACAGGCTTTACTCAAGACCCAAAAGTTCAGCAAAACATCTAGCCATACTTCGTATCAGTCTAAAGGATCAGAGCATGAACAACAATACTTTCTCGCACAAAAATTCAGATGCAAACCACATAAAGCTGGaaactttctttgttttctcacTCATGTCAAGCAGGTTTATGCGAAATTAGCCACACGGAACCTCCCATTTACTATCCCAAATCCTCTAATATTATAACTTCATAACATGGGTACGATAAGGCCCGACAAATCACTCATCATCCAACTATTATCAACAAATTGCCAGGTGCggtagaaaagaaaatgcagcaaaaacataaaacttgtaccTAGTTCATATCCTGTCATACGCGCCTAGCCACCATCCCAAAACCTCCATCTAAGCACAGATTTTGGGGAAAGAACACAACTTGAAATGGAACTTTGAGGGAGTGAGTAGAGTTTCATATACCTATCAGCCAAAGAAACAGCTTTGAAGGTCGGTGGAAGTAGTTTCCCGCGAGTGAAGGCGCTTCAGTTCTCGAATCTCTTCCTTCTGGATCTtcctttttccagatttctcttACTGCCTCCTTCCTTGCTGCTTTGTTTCTGGTCTCTTCCGGTCTCGTCACTCAGCCTCTCTCTTTTGCTCTTTCATCAACCCACAAACGCCGCCAGAAACCATCCTCTGACCTTTTCCTCTTGTTTAGTTTTTGTTCGTTGATTCACTCTTCCCCCTTCCCCTTGCTCTCGGCTCAATTATCTcagctttctctctttcttaccCTAGCCTTCTCTCACAGCCAAACCTTTTTCCCTTTCAGCCATCAATCTCTCCCCCTTTCAGTTTTCCTTAGCCGGCCGTGTTCTATCCCCGTCTCTTCTAATCCCCCTGTGCGGCTGCTGTTTGTCttccttttatatggaactcaaggctcctaaaccctcaccccaatggtgaggatgaagggcctGTCCTTCCTTCACATCCAGCCATCCAACGGGGCCTCTGTGATTGtgctttgcacgctgcaaaaaattgcagcgtgcatgccgcgatactatttttttttattttttattttttcaagaaaacattgaatttaaaacaaaaatgactaaagcatatttttgaatggtttttccttttcctttttgagaaattctatgctaaacttaaaaaagagcaaaactaaaaactaaaattaaaactaacactaaaaaatgaataaaaccaaaatgacaaataaaaataaatagcaaatgaactaga carries:
- the LOC140014407 gene encoding uncharacterized protein; translated protein: MTQYRMLNQVPRELNQWRNNLSYEIGGLFQYVGHLPSLVDIIPNVSAIQALINYWDPDASVSRFGMCEHTPTLEELERLLQMPGKGSPMVYPSGGTREQFCRFLGLRSNSLDQHPDARSCPLRFLYDRFGERESFERHQIDFFITRGQWEEKRMQAFGLVLINLLLFPQRHGKVTFATINMIQSLFLGIRGTTPTLIPVVMADIFSTLTNCQRKGRFFYASNLILQMWIMEHLAKRLLNPLGSCLPVENWIDSHRERVGRYYRVMSSSPFIEEFNNLTPEKVQWVLDWTKVRDPAFRTTQHDFIPLAGVNGLVAYIPQRVMRQFGYPQSIPMVQGVKDLRLGTVTESRSMILEAWGNLRGLENLQLEMVNKMAPAVMPGYNEWIKQRVEHDRARQQSASTSPEKRMERLRKELEESQA